One window of the Rosa rugosa chromosome 3, drRosRugo1.1, whole genome shotgun sequence genome contains the following:
- the LOC133738945 gene encoding probable aspartic proteinase GIP2, with amino-acid sequence MASSVQFCALFSTLLLIFTSATFAQQSFRPKALVVPVTKDASTLQYTTRIAQRTPLVPISLVLDLGGQFLWVDCEQNYVSSTYRPARCRSAQCSLAGASGCGDCFSSPKPGCNNNTCGVTPDNTVTRTATGGELAQDVVSVQSTTGSNPGQNVTVSNFLFACAPTSLLSGLAAGVSGMAGLGRTKIALSSQFASAFSFKRKFAVCLSSSTSANGVAFFGDGPYSLLPGIDVSQSLTYSPLFINPVSTASAFSQGDASSEYFIGVNSIKVNDKALDINTTLLSINNSSGVGGTKISTVNPYTVLEASIFKAVTEAFVTESAARNISRVAAVAPFEVCFSTENVLSTRLGPSVPEIDLVLQNESTYWRMFGANSMVYVSDDVLCLGFVNGGENAMTSIVIGGHQLEDNLVQFDLAASRVGFSSTLLGRQTTCSNFNFTSVA; translated from the coding sequence ATGGCTTCCTCTGTTCAATTTTGTGCCCTCTTCTCAACCCTACTCTTAATCTTCACATCTGCCACCTTTGCTCAACAATCCTTCAGACCCAAAGCCCTCGTCGTTCCGGTCACAAAAGACGCTTCTACCCTCCAATACACCACTCGTATTGCTCAACGAACCCCTCTCGTCCCCATCAGCCTTGTCCTCGACCTCGGCGGCCAGTTCCTCTGGGTAGACTGCGAGCAAAACTACGTGTCCTCCACGTACCGCCCGGCACGTTGCCGCTCCGCCCAATGCTCACTCGCAGGAGCCAGCGGCTGTGGCGACTGTTTCTCATCCCCCAAACCTGGCTGCAACAACAACACATGCGGCGTCACACCTGACAACACCGTCACACGCACCGCCACCGGCGGTGAACTCGCCCAAGACGTGGTTTCTGTCCAGTCAACGACCGGGTCAAACCCCGGCCAAAACGTTACCGTTTCAAACTTCCTCTTCGCTTGTGCACCGACGTCGCTTTTAAGCGGCCTCGCTGCCGGAGTTTCCGGCATGGCCGGTCTAGGAAGGACTAAAATAGCCCTCTCTTCGCAATTTGCTTCGGCTTTCAGCTTCAAAAGAAAGTTCGCCGTCTGCTTATCCTCCTCCACCTCCGCAAATGGAGTCGCTTTCTTCGGTGACGGGCCGTACTCTCTCCTCCCAGGAATCGACGTTTCCCAGTCCCTCACATACAGCCCTCTCTTCATCAACCCCGTTAGCACCGCCTCGGCTTTCTCCCAGGGCGACGCCTCCTCGGAATACTTCATCGGCGTGAATTCAATCAAAGTCAACGACAAAGCCCTCGATATTAACACCACCTTGCTCTCCATCAACAACTCCTCCGGCGTGGGCGGGACCAAGATCAGCACCGTGAATCCCTACACTGTTCTAGAAGCTTCCATTTTCAAAGCCGTAACTGAAGCATTCGTAACCGAGTCCGCGGCTAGGAATATCTCTAGAGTAGCTGCTGTGGCTCCCTTCGAGGTGTGTTTCAGCACGGAGAACGTGTTGAGCACGCGCCTGGGGCCGTCGGTACCAGAGATCGACCTGGTGCTGCAGAATGAGAGCACGTACTGGAGAATGTTCGGGGCCAACTCAATGGTGTACGTAAGCGACGACGTTTTGTGCCTAGGGTTTGTGAACGGCGGAGAGAATGCGATGACTTCGATTGTGATCGGCGGGCACCAGTTGGAGGACAATCTTGTGCAGTTTGATTTGGCAGCTTCGAGGGTTGGGTTCAGCTCGACTTTGTTGGGGAGGCAAACTACTTGTTCCAACTTCAACTTCACCTCCGTTGCCTAG